From Hirundo rustica isolate bHirRus1 chromosome 19, bHirRus1.pri.v3, whole genome shotgun sequence, a single genomic window includes:
- the APPBP2 gene encoding amyloid protein-binding protein 2 isoform X2, with amino-acid sequence MDHGVKVASVLAYSFSRRCSYIAESDAAVKEKAIQIGFVLGGFLSDAGWYSDAEKVFLSCLQLCTLHDEILHWFRAVECCVRLLHVRNGNCKYHLGEETFKLAQSYMDKLAKHGQQANKAALYGELCALLFAKSHYDEAYKWCIEAMKEITVGLPVKVVVDVLRQASKACVVKREFKKAEQLIKHAVYLAREHFGAKHPKYSDTLLDYGFYLLNVDNICQSVAIYQTALDIRQSVFGGKNIHVATAHEDLAYSSYVHQYSSGKFDNALFHAERAIGIITHILPEDHLLLASSKRVKALILEEIAIDCHNKETEQRLLQEAHDLHLSSLQLAKKAFGEFNVQTAKHYGNLGRLYQSMRKFKEAEEMHIKAIQIKEQLLGQEDYEVALSVGHLASLYNYDMNQYENAEKLYLRSIAIGKKLFGEGYSGLEYDYRGLIKLYNSIGNYEKVFEYHNILANWNRLRDRQFSVTDALEDVSTSPQSTEEVVQSFLMSQNLDGQSS; translated from the exons ATGGACCACGGAGTCAAGGTTGCTTCTGTCCTGGCCTATTCCTTCAGCAGACGGTGCTCCTACATTGCAGAGTCAGATgctgctgtgaaagaaaaagcaatccAGATTGGCTTTGTCTTAG GGGGGTTCCTGTCAGATGCAGGCTGGTACAGTGATGCTGAGaaggttttcctttcctgccttcAGCTGTGCACCCTCCACGATGAAATCCTTCACTGGTTCCGTGCTGTGGAGTGTTGTGTGAG GTTGCTGCACGTGCGGAACGGGAACTGCAAGTACCACCTGGGAGAGGAGACGTTCAAGCTGGCGCAGTCCTACATGGACAAGCTGGCCAAGCACGGGCAGCAGGCCAACAAGGCGGCGCTGTACGGGGAGCTGTGCGCCCTGCTCTTCGCCAAGAGCCACTACGACGAG GCCTATAAGTGGTGCATAGAAGCCATGAAGGAGATCACAGTTGGGCTGCCTGTAAAGGTCGTGGTGGATGTGCTACGACAAGCGTCAAAG gCCTGCGTGGTGAAACGGGAGTTCAAGAAGGCTGAGCAGCTCATAAAGCACGCCGTGTACCTTGCCAG GGAGCACTTTGGAGCCAAGCACCCCAAATACTCCGACACGCTACTAGACTACGGATTTTACTTGCTCAACGTAGACAATATCTGCCAATCTGTTGCCATCTATCAG ACAGCGCTCGATATCCGGCAGTCAGTATTTGGAGGTAAAAACATCCATGTAGCTACAGCTCATGAAGATTTGGCTTATTCCTCATATGTTCACCAGTACAGCTCTGGGAAATTTGACAATGCACT ATTCCATGCTGAACGTGCTATTGGCATTATCACTCACATTCTCCCAGAAGACCATCTCCTCTTGGCCTCTTCAAAGAGAGTTAAAG cacttATCCTGGAGGAGATTGCCATAGACTGTCACAACAAGGAgacagagcagaggctgctccaggaggctcATGACCTGCACCTCTCCTCGCTCCAGCTGGCTAAAAAAGCCTTCGGGGAGTTCAACGTGCAAACAGCCAAACACTACGGCAACCTGGGCAGACTGTATCAGTCCATGAGGAAGTTCAAG GAAGCGGAGGAAATGCACATCAAGGCCATCCAGATCAAGGAGCAGCTCCTAGGGCAGGAGGATTATGAAGTTGCCCTCTCCGTGGGCCATCTCGCCTCCCTCTACAACTATGACATGAACCAgtatgaaaatgctgaaaagctTTACCTGAGATCCATAGCAATTG GAAAGAAGCTTTTTGGTGAAGGATACAGTGGACTTGAATACGATTACAGAGGTCTCATTAAACTGTACAATTCCATTGGCAATTACGAGAAGGTGTTTGAGTACCACAACATTTTGGCCAACTGGAACCGGTTGCGGGACCGGCAGTTCTCGGTCACGGATGCGCTGGAGGACGTCAGCACCAGCCCCCAGTCCACGGAAGAAGTGGTCCAGTCCTTTCTGATGTCTCAGAACCTCGATGGACAGAGCAGCTAA